The Chrysemys picta bellii isolate R12L10 chromosome 12, ASM1138683v2, whole genome shotgun sequence genome has a segment encoding these proteins:
- the SYNGR2 gene encoding synaptogyrin-2 isoform X1, whose protein sequence is MRPSADRAGAGRGSRLRPPPAWGWVPRDSGGSAPRASGCISPGARQGRLTPGLVPCLLGRQWGQCPGISQPSPLAGGFGTLLPSLPCPQVFSLIVFSCIIGEGYTNPPETAELHCVFHQNEDACRYGIGIGVLGFLACVAFFTIDIYFPQISNATDRKYLVMADLGFSALWTFLWFVGFCFLTNQWAMTLPSEVHVGADSARAAIAFSFFSIFSWGFLITFALQRYRMGVEDFTNSYTDPTPDPSTPYSIYPNVTHDNYQQPPFTQPGETSEGYQPPAY, encoded by the exons ATGCGGCCATCAGCTGACCGCGCTGGGGCTGGGCGGGGTTCGCGGCTGCGCCCTCCCCCGGCCTGGGGCTGGGTCCCCCGGGACTCCGGGGGGAGCGCGCCCCGTGCCAGCGGCTGCATTTCCCCCGGGgcgaggcagggccggctcacTCCTGGGCTTGTGCCCTGTTTGTTGGGGCGGCAGTGGGGCCAGTGCCCAGGgatctcccagcccagccccctcgctGGGGGGTTCGGGACCCTGCTACCATCACTCCCCTGTCCACAG GTGTTCTCCCTCATCGTGTTCTCCTGCATCATCGGTGAGGGGTACACCAACCCGCCTGAGACTGCAGAGCTCCACTGCGTCTTCCACCAGAATGAGGACGCCTGCCGCTACGGCATCGGCATCGGCGTCCTCGGCTTCCTGGCCTGTGTCGCCTTCTTCACAATCGATATCTACTTCCCCCAGATCAGCAATGCCACTGACCGTAAATACTTGGTCATGGCAGACTTGGGCTTTTCAG caCTCTGGACTTTCCTGTGGTTCGTTGGCTTTTGCTTCTTGACCAACCAGTGGGCTATGACGCTGCCGAGCGAGGTGCATGTGGGCGCTGACTCGGCCCGAGCTGCCATTGCCTTCAGCTTCTTCTCCATCTTCTCCTGG GGGTTCCTGATCACCTTTGCTCTCCAGAGGTACAGAATGGGAGTGGAGGACTTTACTAACAGCTACACTGACCCCACCCCTGACCCTTCGACCCCCTACTCAATTTACCCCAACGTCACTCATGACAACTACCAGCAGCCGCCCTTCACCCAGCCTGGAGAGACCTCGGAGGGCTACCAGCCCCCTGCGTACTGA
- the SYNGR2 gene encoding synaptogyrin-2 isoform X2 — translation MESGGAYGAAKAGGTLDLLRFLQRPQVLVRLLSAVFSLIVFSCIIGEGYTNPPETAELHCVFHQNEDACRYGIGIGVLGFLACVAFFTIDIYFPQISNATDRKYLVMADLGFSALWTFLWFVGFCFLTNQWAMTLPSEVHVGADSARAAIAFSFFSIFSWGFLITFALQRYRMGVEDFTNSYTDPTPDPSTPYSIYPNVTHDNYQQPPFTQPGETSEGYQPPAY, via the exons ATGGAGAGCGGCGGCGCCTACGGAGCGGCCAAGGCCGGCGGCACCTTGGACCTGCTGCGCTTCCTGCAGCGGCCGCAGGTCCTGGTGCGGCTGCTGAGCGCG GTGTTCTCCCTCATCGTGTTCTCCTGCATCATCGGTGAGGGGTACACCAACCCGCCTGAGACTGCAGAGCTCCACTGCGTCTTCCACCAGAATGAGGACGCCTGCCGCTACGGCATCGGCATCGGCGTCCTCGGCTTCCTGGCCTGTGTCGCCTTCTTCACAATCGATATCTACTTCCCCCAGATCAGCAATGCCACTGACCGTAAATACTTGGTCATGGCAGACTTGGGCTTTTCAG caCTCTGGACTTTCCTGTGGTTCGTTGGCTTTTGCTTCTTGACCAACCAGTGGGCTATGACGCTGCCGAGCGAGGTGCATGTGGGCGCTGACTCGGCCCGAGCTGCCATTGCCTTCAGCTTCTTCTCCATCTTCTCCTGG GGGTTCCTGATCACCTTTGCTCTCCAGAGGTACAGAATGGGAGTGGAGGACTTTACTAACAGCTACACTGACCCCACCCCTGACCCTTCGACCCCCTACTCAATTTACCCCAACGTCACTCATGACAACTACCAGCAGCCGCCCTTCACCCAGCCTGGAGAGACCTCGGAGGGCTACCAGCCCCCTGCGTACTGA